In Erigeron canadensis isolate Cc75 chromosome 1, C_canadensis_v1, whole genome shotgun sequence, a single window of DNA contains:
- the LOC122602567 gene encoding uncharacterized protein LOC122602567 isoform X1, which translates to MKSIYHSAFFKKSNDKGRIILTAVMGMILGYFIGVSFPYMSFTKINLHPNIRSPFDSTMHEDHQSKPLERSFPENLGSSNTPEPPKVYVSTNPRGAESLPPAIVVSETDFYLRRLWGDPSEDLKHKPRYLVTFTVGWDQRNNIDAAVKKFSDDFQVVLFHYDGRTTEWDQYDWSKQAIHVSVRKQTKWWYAKRFLHPDIVSAYDYIFVWDEDLGVEHFNGDNYIQLIKKHRLEISQPGLEPNEGLTWEMTKMRGDKEVHKVTDEKPGWCSDQHLPPCAAFVEIMAPVFSRDAWRCVWYMIQNDLVHGWGLDFALRRCVEPAHERIGVIDSQWIVHQHIPTLGGKGEHDKGKDPRDSVKARCKSEWAIFQDRLANADKAYLRQNETKL; encoded by the exons ATGAAGAGTATATATCACAG CGCCTTTTTCAAGAAGTCAAATGATAAAGGGAGAATTATTTTAACTGCAGTCATGGGAATGATCTTAGGATATTTCATTGGTGTTTCTTTTCCATATATGTCTTTTACTAAG ATTAATTTGCACCCAAACATTCGTTCACCATTTGATTCAACAATGCACGAGGATCATCAGTCTAAACCTCTTGAACGAAGTTTCCCTGAAAATCTCGGTTCATCCAATACACCTGAACCTCCTAag GTTTATGTTTCAACGAATCCGCGTGGAGCTGAGTCATTACCTCCAGCAATTGTAGTTTCAGAGACTGATTTTTATCTGAGAAGATTATGGGGTGACCCCTCTGAG GATCTGAAGCATAAGCCAAGGTATTTGGTAACTTTCACCGTCGGTTGGGATCAGAGAAATAATATTGACGCAGCAGTTAAAAAG TTTTCCGATGATTTCCAAGTGGTGCTTTTTCATTATGATGGCCGAACCACAGAATGGGATCAATATGATTGGTCAAAACAGGCGATTCATGTCAGTGTAAGGAAGCAAACCAAATG GTGGTATGCAAAGAGATTTTTGCATCCAGACATTGTATCGGCTTATGATTATATTTTCGTTTGGGATGAAGATCTTGGTGTGGAGCACTTTAATGGAGACAACTACATACAATTAATCAAGAAACATAGATTGGAGATTTCTCAGCCTGGCCTTGAACCCAACGAGGGATTAACATGGGAAATGACAAAGATGAGAGGTGATAAAGAAGTTCACAA GGTTACAGATGAGAAACCAGGATGGTGCAGTGATCAGCATCTTCCTCCGTGTGCGGC ATTTGTGGAAATTATGGCTCCCGTGTTTTCTCGAGATGCTTGGCGGTGTGTGTGGTATATGATTCAG AATGATTTGGTGCATGGATGGGGCTTGGATTTTGCACTTAGAAGATGTGTGGAG CCTGCACATGAAAGAATTGGTGTGATTGATTCACAATGGATTGTGCATCAACATATTCCAACACTCGGGGGCAAG GGTGAGCATGATAAGGGCAAAGATCCTCGAGACAGC GTAAAAGCTAGGTGCAAAAGCGAGTGGGCTATATTCCAAGACCGACTTGCTAATGCAGATAAAGCTTATTTGAGGCAGAATGAGACTAAACTTTGA
- the LOC122602567 gene encoding uncharacterized protein LOC122602567 isoform X2: MGMILGYFIGVSFPYMSFTKINLHPNIRSPFDSTMHEDHQSKPLERSFPENLGSSNTPEPPKVYVSTNPRGAESLPPAIVVSETDFYLRRLWGDPSEDLKHKPRYLVTFTVGWDQRNNIDAAVKKFSDDFQVVLFHYDGRTTEWDQYDWSKQAIHVSVRKQTKWWYAKRFLHPDIVSAYDYIFVWDEDLGVEHFNGDNYIQLIKKHRLEISQPGLEPNEGLTWEMTKMRGDKEVHKVTDEKPGWCSDQHLPPCAAFVEIMAPVFSRDAWRCVWYMIQNDLVHGWGLDFALRRCVEPAHERIGVIDSQWIVHQHIPTLGGKGEHDKGKDPRDSVKARCKSEWAIFQDRLANADKAYLRQNETKL; encoded by the exons ATGGGAATGATCTTAGGATATTTCATTGGTGTTTCTTTTCCATATATGTCTTTTACTAAG ATTAATTTGCACCCAAACATTCGTTCACCATTTGATTCAACAATGCACGAGGATCATCAGTCTAAACCTCTTGAACGAAGTTTCCCTGAAAATCTCGGTTCATCCAATACACCTGAACCTCCTAag GTTTATGTTTCAACGAATCCGCGTGGAGCTGAGTCATTACCTCCAGCAATTGTAGTTTCAGAGACTGATTTTTATCTGAGAAGATTATGGGGTGACCCCTCTGAG GATCTGAAGCATAAGCCAAGGTATTTGGTAACTTTCACCGTCGGTTGGGATCAGAGAAATAATATTGACGCAGCAGTTAAAAAG TTTTCCGATGATTTCCAAGTGGTGCTTTTTCATTATGATGGCCGAACCACAGAATGGGATCAATATGATTGGTCAAAACAGGCGATTCATGTCAGTGTAAGGAAGCAAACCAAATG GTGGTATGCAAAGAGATTTTTGCATCCAGACATTGTATCGGCTTATGATTATATTTTCGTTTGGGATGAAGATCTTGGTGTGGAGCACTTTAATGGAGACAACTACATACAATTAATCAAGAAACATAGATTGGAGATTTCTCAGCCTGGCCTTGAACCCAACGAGGGATTAACATGGGAAATGACAAAGATGAGAGGTGATAAAGAAGTTCACAA GGTTACAGATGAGAAACCAGGATGGTGCAGTGATCAGCATCTTCCTCCGTGTGCGGC ATTTGTGGAAATTATGGCTCCCGTGTTTTCTCGAGATGCTTGGCGGTGTGTGTGGTATATGATTCAG AATGATTTGGTGCATGGATGGGGCTTGGATTTTGCACTTAGAAGATGTGTGGAG CCTGCACATGAAAGAATTGGTGTGATTGATTCACAATGGATTGTGCATCAACATATTCCAACACTCGGGGGCAAG GGTGAGCATGATAAGGGCAAAGATCCTCGAGACAGC GTAAAAGCTAGGTGCAAAAGCGAGTGGGCTATATTCCAAGACCGACTTGCTAATGCAGATAAAGCTTATTTGAGGCAGAATGAGACTAAACTTTGA